Proteins encoded within one genomic window of Gammaproteobacteria bacterium:
- a CDS encoding GGDEF domain-containing protein, giving the protein MQEQHWSTLVGEQRRRGFSRLRFSAFVEEQFRQHYASLSYPKVRPLLVLAAFAVIVITGLGVAEHNVSAVTATFGLAVMMPLLMATLIASYQPERHLIYQHLLAVSTLCVGLIVTSVTLRASLHGTPYFFGAEIAWIFTVWAILGLRFWHAATISGAISLAYAWGLVHWNFGSQEALFTAVMLVGANGIGALACFEFEAVSRRSFLESRRLNDLADRDGLTGLYNRRAYNNYMERIWRQSRRDEGQLTIMLIDIDHFKAFNDFYGHQAGDDALKRVAEVIAMGAQRPLDFAARFGGEEFALVLYGPAQDFGRDLPEHIRRRVEELAIANAQSGCHGSLTVSIGVAIVMPGAERSLAGAIQMADEALYQAKEDGRNRVVVKESRLTHIETGRFRASRRAVG; this is encoded by the coding sequence GTGCAGGAACAACATTGGAGCACGCTGGTTGGTGAGCAGCGCCGGCGCGGGTTCTCGCGCCTGCGGTTCTCCGCGTTCGTCGAGGAGCAGTTCCGGCAGCACTACGCCAGCCTCAGCTATCCCAAGGTGCGCCCGCTGCTGGTGCTGGCGGCGTTCGCCGTCATCGTCATCACCGGCCTCGGCGTCGCCGAGCACAATGTCTCGGCGGTCACGGCGACCTTCGGCCTGGCGGTGATGATGCCGCTGCTGATGGCCACGCTCATCGCCTCCTACCAGCCCGAGCGTCACCTGATCTACCAGCATCTGCTCGCGGTGAGCACGCTGTGCGTCGGCCTGATCGTCACCTCGGTGACGCTGCGGGCCAGCCTGCACGGCACGCCGTATTTCTTCGGCGCCGAGATCGCCTGGATCTTCACCGTCTGGGCGATCCTCGGCCTGCGTTTCTGGCATGCGGCAACGATAAGCGGCGCGATCTCCCTTGCCTACGCCTGGGGCCTGGTGCACTGGAACTTCGGCAGCCAGGAGGCGCTGTTCACGGCCGTGATGCTGGTGGGCGCCAATGGCATCGGCGCGCTGGCCTGCTTCGAGTTCGAGGCCGTCTCCCGCCGTTCCTTCCTCGAGTCGCGACGCCTCAACGACCTCGCGGACCGCGACGGCCTGACCGGCCTGTACAACCGCCGGGCCTACAACAACTACATGGAGCGGATCTGGCGGCAGTCGCGTCGCGACGAGGGCCAGCTCACGATCATGCTCATCGATATCGACCACTTCAAGGCATTCAACGACTTCTACGGCCACCAGGCCGGCGACGACGCGCTCAAGCGCGTGGCCGAAGTGATCGCCATGGGCGCGCAGCGGCCGCTGGATTTCGCGGCGCGCTTCGGCGGCGAGGAGTTCGCGCTGGTGCTCTACGGGCCGGCGCAGGATTTCGGCCGCGACCTGCCCGAGCACATCCGCCGCCGGGTCGAGGAACTGGCCATCGCCAATGCACAGTCCGGCTGCCATGGCAGCCTCACGGTGAGCATCGGCGTGGCGATCGTCATGCCCGGCGCCGAACGCAGCCTGGCCGGCGCCATCCAGATGGCCGACGAGGCCCTCTACCAGGCCAAGGAAGACGGCCGCAACCGCGTGGTCGTCAAGGAATCCCGGCTCACCCACATCGAGACCGGGCGCTTCCGCGCCTCGCGCCGCGCCGTCGGCTGA
- the lipA gene encoding lipoyl synthase codes for MSDSRRSAASDPSPKSGEKYRTAAGFTAIRNGIKAQAGREGQAGIDLSAGPKPPWLRARVPGGGRYGELRATVREHRLATVCEESLCPNIGECWGSGTATLMLMGAVCTRACRFCAVDTGNPRGWLDPAEPGNAARTVELMRLRYVVLTSVDRDDLDDGGAAHYAACIAAIRERNSGTAVEALTPDFRGDAAAVRTVVAADLAVFAHNLETVRRLTPGVRDPRAGYDQSLEVLRIARAARPDLLTKSSLMLGLGEEPAEIVQAMRDLRAAGVDILTLGQYLRPTANHLPVHRYVPPEEFSALRDQGLALGFTEVVAGPLVRSSYRAERALERNNVGL; via the coding sequence ATGAGCGACTCCCGCCGCAGCGCCGCCAGCGATCCCAGCCCGAAGAGCGGCGAGAAATACCGCACCGCAGCCGGCTTCACGGCCATCCGGAACGGCATCAAGGCGCAGGCCGGGCGTGAGGGCCAGGCCGGCATCGACCTGTCCGCCGGGCCCAAGCCACCGTGGCTGCGCGCGCGTGTGCCGGGCGGCGGCCGCTACGGCGAGCTGCGCGCCACCGTGCGCGAGCACCGGCTGGCCACGGTGTGCGAGGAATCCCTGTGCCCCAACATCGGCGAGTGCTGGGGCAGCGGCACCGCCACGCTCATGCTCATGGGCGCCGTCTGCACCCGTGCCTGCCGCTTCTGCGCGGTGGATACCGGCAACCCGCGCGGCTGGCTCGATCCCGCGGAACCCGGCAATGCCGCGCGCACCGTCGAGCTGATGCGCTTGCGCTACGTGGTGCTGACCTCGGTCGATCGCGATGACCTCGACGACGGCGGCGCCGCCCACTACGCCGCCTGCATCGCCGCCATCCGCGAGCGCAATTCCGGCACGGCGGTGGAGGCCCTCACCCCGGACTTCCGCGGCGACGCCGCGGCGGTGCGCACGGTGGTGGCAGCCGACCTCGCGGTGTTCGCCCACAACCTCGAGACCGTCCGCCGGCTGACCCCGGGCGTGCGCGACCCGCGCGCCGGCTACGACCAGTCGCTGGAAGTGCTGCGCATCGCCCGTGCCGCGCGCCCGGACCTGCTGACCAAGAGCAGCCTGATGCTCGGTCTCGGCGAGGAACCGGCGGAGATCGTCCAGGCCATGCGCGACCTGCGCGCCGCCGGCGTCGACATCCTCACGCTCGGCCAGTACCTGCGCCCCACGGCGAACCACCTGCCGGTGCACCGCTACGTACCGCCAGAGGAGTTCAGCGCGCTGCGCGACCAGGGCCTCGCGCTGGGCTTCACCGAGGTGGTGGCCGGCCCGCTGGTGCGCTCGAGCTATCGAGCCGAACGCGCCCTCGAGCGCAACAACGTCGGGCTGTAG
- a CDS encoding HAD family hydrolase, whose product MKHIRAICLDLDDTLWDLGPVIGRAEQALQAWFAQRYPRVTARYSIEDIRELRWRIEARFPGREHDLALLRQATFAQVARDCGYPESMGEAAFAAFQQVRNQVTLYADVRPALGRLARRLPLVVLTNGNADLGTIGLRHYFSAVLGAAALGVAKPDPRAFEAVCARLSLRPAEIAHAGDHPQNDVAAARAMGMTAVWVNHGHHAWPDGLAPAEHVVRDLGQLVRLVGA is encoded by the coding sequence ATGAAGCACATCCGGGCGATCTGCCTCGACCTCGACGACACCCTCTGGGACCTCGGTCCGGTCATCGGCCGGGCCGAGCAGGCCTTGCAGGCCTGGTTCGCCCAGCGCTACCCGCGGGTCACGGCGCGCTACAGCATCGAGGACATCCGCGAGCTGCGCTGGCGCATCGAGGCGCGATTCCCCGGCCGCGAGCACGACCTGGCGCTGCTGCGGCAGGCGACGTTCGCGCAGGTCGCGCGTGATTGCGGCTACCCGGAATCCATGGGCGAGGCGGCGTTCGCGGCTTTCCAGCAGGTGCGCAACCAGGTGACCCTGTATGCGGATGTGCGCCCGGCACTGGGCCGTCTGGCGCGCCGCCTGCCGCTGGTGGTCCTCACCAACGGCAATGCGGACCTCGGCACCATCGGCCTGCGGCACTACTTCAGCGCGGTCCTTGGCGCCGCGGCCCTCGGCGTCGCCAAGCCCGATCCGCGAGCTTTCGAGGCGGTGTGCGCGCGCCTGTCGCTGCGGCCCGCCGAGATTGCCCATGCGGGCGATCACCCGCAGAACGACGTGGCCGCGGCGCGCGCCATGGGCATGACGGCGGTCTGGGTGAACCATGGCCATCACGCCTGGCCGGACGGCCTGGCACCGGCCGAGCACGTGGTGAGGGACCTCGGGCAGCTGGTCCGGCTGGTGGGTGCGTGA
- a CDS encoding OmpA family protein — protein MALRQGNAVVLRLPGLGFTPGSTRLAPSAKPVLERLATAVALYPGAAIAIEGHTDSSGDSAANQRLSQGRAEAVRNYLVSQLQVAPGRLTAVGYGDTRPVASNASAEGRRQNRRIELVFTPPGATP, from the coding sequence ATGGCGCTGCGCCAGGGCAATGCCGTCGTGCTGCGACTGCCGGGCCTGGGCTTCACCCCGGGCAGCACGCGCCTGGCCCCGTCGGCAAAGCCGGTGCTGGAGCGGCTGGCGACCGCGGTGGCGCTCTATCCGGGTGCGGCCATCGCCATCGAGGGCCACACGGATTCGAGCGGGGACAGCGCCGCCAACCAGCGCCTGTCGCAGGGGCGCGCCGAAGCCGTGCGCAACTACCTCGTCAGCCAGCTGCAGGTCGCGCCGGGTCGCCTCACGGCAGTCGGCTACGGCGACACCCGGCCCGTCGCCAGCAATGCCAGTGCCGAGGGCCGGCGGCAGAACCGGCGCATCGAGCTCGTCTTCACCCCACCCGGGGCGACTCCCTGA